Proteins encoded within one genomic window of Nonomuraea gerenzanensis:
- a CDS encoding acetylserotonin O-methyltransferase has product MSYVGTGHEDRDGRAPSGGRAPAEHVLQLLSGFWHSQIIVVLSRLRVADELAAGPRSARDLAAAVGVHPDALLRLLRAAATVGLMTETEPDHYRLTDAGECLRSDSPTALRELAVAYGSPTVWRLVGEFEQSVRTGEPVAPALLGRSFWEHLAANPEEAEHFALGMGEQSAQVAADVAAAVDPSAYGRLVDVGGAYGVLLAALLDKAPSATGVLLDRPPVIEAARQRLWGSPLAGRIDLVAGDFLEEVPKGDLYLLKWILHDWDDEHAVRILATCRRSAAPGARLLLVEMLLPEPWTPSHVHLSDLAMLVLLGGRERTASQYGDLLRAGGWEPAEVTPTSGRYSILQAVATP; this is encoded by the coding sequence ATGTCGTACGTCGGCACCGGGCACGAGGACCGCGACGGACGAGCACCTTCCGGCGGCCGGGCACCGGCGGAACACGTCCTCCAGCTGCTGAGCGGCTTCTGGCACTCCCAGATCATCGTCGTGCTGTCCCGGCTGCGTGTCGCCGACGAGCTGGCCGCCGGGCCGCGCTCGGCGCGGGACCTGGCGGCGGCCGTCGGCGTGCACCCCGACGCGCTGCTGCGCCTGCTGCGGGCCGCCGCCACGGTCGGCCTGATGACGGAGACCGAGCCGGACCACTACCGGCTGACGGACGCGGGCGAATGCCTGCGCTCCGACTCCCCCACGGCCCTGCGGGAGCTGGCCGTCGCCTACGGCTCCCCGACCGTGTGGCGGCTCGTCGGGGAGTTCGAGCAGTCGGTCCGCACGGGCGAGCCGGTCGCGCCGGCGCTGCTGGGCCGCTCGTTCTGGGAGCACCTCGCCGCGAACCCCGAGGAGGCCGAGCACTTCGCCCTGGGCATGGGGGAGCAGTCGGCGCAGGTCGCCGCCGACGTCGCGGCGGCCGTGGACCCCTCGGCGTACGGGCGGCTGGTGGACGTCGGCGGCGCCTACGGCGTGCTGCTCGCCGCGCTGCTGGACAAGGCCCCGTCGGCGACCGGCGTGCTGCTCGACCGGCCGCCGGTGATCGAGGCGGCCAGGCAGCGGTTGTGGGGCTCGCCGCTCGCGGGCCGGATCGACCTGGTCGCCGGCGACTTCCTGGAGGAGGTCCCGAAGGGCGACCTGTACCTGCTGAAGTGGATCCTGCACGACTGGGACGACGAGCACGCGGTCCGCATCCTGGCCACCTGCCGCCGTTCCGCCGCTCCCGGCGCCCGGCTGCTGCTGGTCGAGATGCTGCTGCCGGAGCCGTGGACGCCGTCGCACGTGCACCTGTCCGACCTGGCGATGCTCGTGCTGCTCGGCGGACGGGAGCGCACCGCGTCCCAGTACGGCGACCTGCTGCGCGCGGGCGGCTGGGAGCCGGCGGAGGTCACCCCGACCTCGGGCCGGTACAGCATCCTCCAGGCCGTCGCCACGCCCTGA
- a CDS encoding AfsR/SARP family transcriptional regulator, giving the protein MDFAILGTIRLNGPTGRIRLSRKQRAVVAALLLHPNATVSTERLIAAVWDDPPRSAVANVQTYVHQLRRLLEGSGLEVRTEGSGYVCEVPPGRLDLQVFEEGLRRARASRAGGDLVAAEREYAAAIALWRGTPAEDVPLSGAVAPRITELEERLAVARSEWIDVRLALGREDLVAELRALVTAHPLRERLWEQLVVALARGGRRDEALDAFRQARELLVAELGIEPGQELRRLHAALLAGEEDLDARPEPRRSRGARGSGDDVLDAWTQAGRSESGRSEAGRSEAGRSHAGPGGEAEPRRPHAGDAVPVAFRRLCQLPADTADFVGREAEIAEVMALLRAGEERLSPPIVIVSGLPGVGKTTLAVHLAHLLRSDYPDGQLFVRLGHDARGPREPGELLDVLLRSLGLDGAAIPASAEERARLLRQRLADRAVLVVLDEAVEEAQLRHLLPGTPRGAVLVTSRSRLPALEGAARLTLDLPGEKDALLLLERVAGADRIGMAPGAAEQILRSCGRLPLAIRVAGARLATRPVWPVSEFATRLAGRGLDELVVGGLDVRATFEPSYAALPESARHAFRLLGLAGLDSVAEWSVAALLGRPGEEAGAPSYGLEADAALETLVARGMLTSTEVDDAGQPRYRLHDLLRVYARERAEAEESPARRREALTRHVLECLRRTRAATRTMPIPLSPPFPREPDPGPALEPRSALEPRPALEPRPALEPRLAPETAPASEAEPAPDVRASAAWLAAERRTLMLALTTAADLGLVAAAAELAHHLTAYLLMDRFLDDAEQAQRTVIGMGDECATLRARLLLAAVDIERGHLEQGGAACEALLADLGRAGDPHGAAYALISRAAARHGMGRLDEALADAYASLDLLAAHGDSAGLAYAWTWPVWIHLERGEHDRAVEIARTRLEVTRDVDHTIRGNLLRALGTSLYQQGETAEAVACYRESLLTAQASGDRGEMSKVLRRLGEALGALGRFEEAAQTLAASLRLFVECGDTLGEALAGHALGVVRLRQGDPGTALGHLRIALERLGDDGPQVWRARTLRELGRAHALLGRSEESAAAWRGSLALFGDAAEARQVAQYLSESTTATL; this is encoded by the coding sequence GTGGACTTCGCGATCTTGGGCACCATCCGCCTCAACGGCCCCACCGGCCGGATCCGGCTCAGCCGCAAGCAGCGGGCGGTCGTGGCGGCGCTCCTGCTCCATCCGAACGCGACCGTCTCCACCGAGCGGCTGATCGCCGCCGTCTGGGACGACCCGCCGCGTTCGGCCGTGGCCAACGTCCAGACGTACGTGCACCAGCTCCGCCGCCTGCTGGAGGGCAGCGGCCTGGAGGTGCGTACCGAAGGGTCCGGGTACGTCTGCGAGGTGCCGCCGGGGCGGCTGGACCTCCAGGTGTTCGAGGAGGGGCTCCGGCGGGCGCGCGCGTCGCGGGCGGGCGGCGACCTGGTGGCGGCGGAGCGGGAGTACGCGGCGGCGATCGCCCTGTGGCGCGGCACGCCCGCCGAGGACGTGCCGCTCAGCGGGGCGGTGGCGCCGCGGATCACCGAGCTGGAGGAGCGCCTGGCGGTGGCCAGGTCGGAGTGGATCGACGTACGGCTCGCGCTCGGCCGCGAGGACCTGGTGGCCGAGCTGCGTGCCCTCGTCACCGCTCATCCGCTGCGCGAGCGGCTGTGGGAGCAACTGGTGGTCGCCCTGGCCCGCGGCGGCCGGCGCGACGAGGCCCTCGACGCCTTCCGCCAGGCCCGCGAGCTGCTGGTCGCCGAGCTGGGCATCGAGCCGGGACAGGAGCTGCGCCGGCTGCACGCGGCGCTGCTGGCGGGGGAGGAGGATCTCGACGCGCGGCCGGAACCGCGCAGGTCGCGGGGCGCGCGGGGGAGCGGGGACGACGTTCTGGACGCGTGGACGCAGGCGGGCCGGTCGGAGTCGGGCCGGTCGGAGGCGGGCCGGTCGGAGGCGGGCCGGTCGCACGCGGGGCCGGGGGGCGAGGCCGAGCCGCGGCGCCCGCACGCCGGGGACGCGGTGCCCGTGGCGTTCCGGCGGTTGTGCCAGCTGCCCGCCGACACCGCGGACTTCGTCGGCCGCGAGGCGGAGATCGCCGAGGTCATGGCGCTGTTACGGGCGGGGGAGGAGCGGCTCAGCCCGCCCATCGTGATCGTGTCCGGGCTGCCCGGCGTCGGCAAGACGACGCTCGCCGTGCACCTGGCGCACCTGCTGCGCTCCGACTACCCCGACGGCCAGCTCTTCGTCCGCCTCGGCCACGACGCCCGCGGCCCCCGGGAGCCCGGCGAGCTGCTGGACGTGCTGCTGCGCTCGCTCGGTCTCGACGGCGCGGCCATCCCCGCCTCGGCCGAGGAGCGCGCCCGGCTGCTGCGCCAGCGCCTGGCCGACCGGGCGGTGCTCGTCGTGCTGGACGAGGCGGTCGAGGAGGCCCAGCTCCGCCACCTGCTGCCCGGCACGCCGCGCGGCGCCGTCCTGGTGACCTCCCGCTCGCGGCTGCCCGCGCTGGAGGGCGCCGCACGCCTCACGCTCGACCTGCCCGGCGAGAAGGACGCCCTGCTGCTGCTCGAACGGGTGGCGGGCGCCGACCGCATCGGCATGGCGCCCGGCGCGGCCGAGCAGATCCTGCGCTCCTGCGGCCGGCTGCCGCTGGCCATCCGGGTCGCCGGCGCCCGCCTGGCCACCCGCCCGGTCTGGCCGGTCAGCGAGTTCGCCACCCGGCTGGCCGGGCGGGGGCTGGACGAGCTGGTGGTGGGCGGGCTGGACGTGCGGGCCACGTTCGAGCCGAGCTACGCGGCGCTGCCGGAGTCGGCCCGGCACGCGTTCCGGCTGCTGGGGCTGGCGGGGCTGGACAGCGTGGCGGAGTGGTCGGTCGCCGCCCTCCTCGGGCGGCCGGGGGAGGAAGCGGGCGCGCCGTCTTACGGGCTGGAGGCGGATGCGGCGCTGGAGACGCTCGTCGCGCGGGGCATGCTCACCTCGACCGAGGTGGACGACGCCGGGCAACCCCGCTACCGCCTGCACGACCTGCTCCGGGTGTACGCGCGCGAGCGGGCCGAGGCGGAGGAGTCACCGGCGCGCCGGCGCGAGGCCCTGACCAGGCACGTGCTGGAGTGCCTGCGCAGGACGAGGGCCGCGACGCGCACAATGCCGATCCCGCTGTCCCCACCGTTCCCGCGCGAGCCGGACCCAGGACCGGCCCTGGAGCCGAGATCGGCCCTGGAGCCGAGGCCGGCCCTGGAGCCGAGGCCGGCCCTGGAGCCGAGGCTGGCCCCGGAGACCGCACCGGCTTCGGAGGCAGAGCCGGCCCCGGACGTGCGGGCGAGCGCGGCGTGGCTGGCCGCCGAGCGGCGCACGCTGATGCTCGCCCTCACCACGGCAGCCGACCTCGGCCTGGTCGCCGCCGCCGCGGAGCTGGCCCACCACCTCACCGCGTACCTGCTCATGGACCGCTTCCTCGACGACGCCGAGCAGGCCCAGCGGACCGTGATCGGCATGGGCGACGAGTGCGCCACGCTACGGGCCAGGCTCCTGCTGGCCGCCGTGGACATCGAGCGCGGCCACCTGGAGCAGGGCGGCGCGGCGTGCGAGGCGCTGCTGGCCGACCTCGGCCGCGCCGGAGATCCGCACGGCGCCGCGTACGCGCTGATCAGCAGGGCCGCCGCCCGCCACGGGATGGGCCGGCTCGACGAGGCGCTGGCCGACGCGTACGCCTCGCTCGACCTGCTGGCCGCCCACGGCGACAGTGCCGGGCTGGCGTACGCGTGGACCTGGCCCGTCTGGATCCACCTCGAACGGGGCGAGCACGACCGGGCCGTGGAGATCGCCAGGACCCGGCTGGAGGTGACCCGCGACGTGGACCACACCATCAGGGGCAACCTGCTGCGCGCCCTCGGCACCTCCCTCTACCAGCAGGGCGAGACGGCCGAGGCCGTCGCGTGCTACCGGGAGAGCCTGCTGACCGCGCAGGCGTCCGGGGACCGGGGCGAGATGAGCAAGGTGCTGCGGCGGCTCGGCGAGGCGCTGGGCGCGCTGGGCCGCTTCGAGGAGGCGGCGCAGACGCTGGCGGCGAGCCTGCGGCTGTTCGTGGAGTGCGGGGACACGCTCGGCGAGGCGCTGGCCGGGCACGCCCTGGGCGTCGTCCGCCTGCGCCAGGGCGACCCCGGCACGGCGCTCGGGCACCTGCGGATCGCGCTGGAACGGCTCGGCGACGACGGGCCCCAGGTGTGGCGGGCCCGCACGCTCAGGGAGCTCGGCCGGGCGCACGCGCTGCTGGGCCGGTCCGAGGAGTCGGCGGCGGCGTGGCGCGGCTCGCTCGCCCTGTTCGGCGACGCGGCGGAGGCCAGGCAGGTGGCGCAGTACCTGTCGGAGTCGACCACGGCGACACTCTGA